TAGGTCCCGAAACGAGAGAGAATCCGAAGTGAAGAAAAGAAAATAGCCTATCCATAACGAATAGATTCGATACGGATAGGCTATTTATCTAATAGGCAGTTCGATGTAAAAAGAGGTGCCATGTTGATTACTTCTTGCAGTCAGCAAACCAGAGTGGTTTTCAATAATTTTCTTTGAAACGGATAATCCAAGCCCAGTACCGTAGTCTTTAGTGGAGAAAAACGGTTCGAAAATGTTTGCGAAAACCTCTGGACTAATTCCTGTTCCATTATCGGCAAAAATAAACTGTAGATAATTTTCTTCTCCTTGAGCCTGAATCGTGATCTTTAATTTCTCATTATTTACTGCTTGGATTGAGTTTTGCATAAGGTTCATGAACACCTGTAAGAGTTCTTCACGATCACCCATAAAGAACAAATCATCAATGTTTTGATTAATTTCCAACTGTAAGTCGACGTTATAAAGCGTGGCCTGTGTCTGAAGAAAGGTGATTAAGTAATCGTTAAAAAAATAACCGGCATTCATCCATTCCATATTTGTCTGCGCGGGCTTAGCAATCGCCAAAAAGTCTGTGATAATCTTATTAGCACGATCGATTTCAGGAATTAATAACTCGGAAAATAAATTGGAAACCTTTGGATCGACCTTGCTTTGGAGCAATTGTAAATACCCTCTAACTGTGGTGAGCGGATTACGGATTTCATGGGCAATTCCGGCTGCAATTCTCCCGGCTACCGCTTGTTTTTCAGCTTCCTTAATTGATTTCAGGTAATAAAACACACCTATGACCCGGTTAATGGAACCATCAGAATTGTGAATGAGTTTGGTATTTACTTTATAATAATTTCGATCGAGAACTTCTCTATCGATAACTTCCTGATTCGTGCGCAGTGATTCAAGAATAATGATTTTCTCATCAGGAATTTTGATTAAATCTCTAATGTGCCGCCCAACCATGCTGCCTTTTGCTTCACCATGATCAATAGCCGCCTGATCATTACAGAAAGTCATAATCCCGTCACTATCCAGAAAAACGATATGATACGGAATTAAATTTAAAATCGGGGCTACGAATAATTCGATTTCCTTAAAAGGGATAATCTCAGGCATAATATTGAGCTTACTGTATTCAATTTCATTACTAGCTCCGATGCTCAAGGGGTGACCATCAACTTTATTAATCGTATATCCATCTTTATGCTGGAACGTAAAACTCACTGGGAGGTCAGTTAGTAACTCCTGCAGCATCTGATTTTCTTTTTTTAATTGTTCCAACTTATAATAGTCCGTGTTATTTTTCATTTGTATCTGTACACCTCTACGCTAAAAAATCCCCTGTCTCATCTATATAACGCGAATGTTTATAACTTCTTGGGGTAATTTCCTTTATTTTCTCTAACTATTCTTCTATTTTACTAGAAAACGAGAAAAATAAACAATAAAATACAAAATTCTTCCTTTAATAGAGGATTTATTTTAAAAGCAATCGCTCTCATACATCTTTTTAAAATGAGTGTTATAATAAAAAGGATAATGGAATATTTTTGAAACATCTTTCAGTTTTTAGAGTCATGGCCTATTGGTCTATATGTCTTCTATATAGGAAAGGTGTTTTTTTATGTTTTACAAGAGGAACATGGAAGGGAAAGTGAAATGAAAAAAACGGCGCTTATTTATTGTGAAAATCATTTTGGAACAATGGATGGAAAAACGGCAAACGGATTGATAAGAAGTTCAGGTAAATACCAAATTGTTGGTGTAATTGATCGTTCAAAGGCTGGAATGGATACAGGTGAAGTCCTTGAGGGAGTGAAAAATGGAATTCCATTTTTTTCAACACTTGAGGATGCTGTAGGAAGCTTGACTAGTATACCGAATCAATTCATCTATGGTATGGCTCCATCTGAAGGATTTTTAAAAGAAAATGAAAGAAATATTGTATTGAAGGCAATGGAGTATGGGATGAATGTCGTAAACCCTCTTCATGAATTTTTTACAGCAGATGAAGAATTTATAAATGCCTCTATAAAGTATGGCGTTGAAATAGTCGATGTTAGAAAGCCGCCGTTGAAAAAAGATATGCATCTTTTTTCAGGAAGAATTTTAGCCATTGATACTCCGGTTGTGGCAGTGCTCGGAACGGACAGTGCAGTTGGGAAAAGAACGACATCTGTGATCCTTGAAGCTGCACTCCTGAAAATGGGATTAAAGGTTGCTTTTGTAGCAACAGGACAGACCGGACTCATCCAAGGTGCAAAATATGGTGTGGCCATCGACGCAATACCTTCGCAATTTATGACAGGTGAAATTGAAAATGAAGTTATGAAAGCGTATACGAATGACCAACCTGACATTATTCTGGTTGAAGGACAAGGAGCACTAAGTCATCCGGCTTATATAAGTTCTTGTGGGATTATCAGGGGATCAAGACCAGGAGCCGTAATCATTCAGCATCCACCAAAGCGAGAAAACTTAGGTGACTTTAGCTTTATGAAAATGCCAACCATTAAAAGCGAGATTGAGCTGATTGAAAATTTTTCAAGCGCAAAAGTCATAGCTATTACGATCAACCATGAAAATATGTCAGATCAAGAAATTACGGATGTGATTGTTGAATATGAAGATCAACTTAATCTTCCAACGACGGATGTCCTCAAATATGGATGTGATAAACTGATAGCCAGCATCTTTGAGACCTTTCCATTATTAAAAAATAAAACAAAGAAACAACTAGTCACTTGAATCATTCTATTGCACCAAGGATTGAAATCAACACAGTTAAAATTGGCCATAATGTAGAAGCTCTTCTCAATCTGTATGGATCTAAAGGGATTGACATCATTGGCGTGACCAAAGGTGTCTGTGGATCCCCGGAAATTGCAAAGGTCTTCGTCGATAAGGGCATCCATCTTCTTGGAGACTCCAATATAAAAAATCTAAAGAAAATGCGTGAAGCGAATATAAAAGCAGAATTCGTTTTATTAAGAACACCAGCGTTAAGTGAAATCGATTCTGTCATTAAATATGCAGATATTAGCCTTAATACTGAGCTGGCTATTATAAAAAGCCTTTCCGCTGAAGCCAAGAAGGAAAACGTTGTTCATAAAATTATTCTCATGATAGAAATGGGTGATTTGAGAGAAGGGATTATGTCCGAAAATCTTGATGAATTCATAGCTGAAGTTCTGAAACTACCCCATATTAATCTGATAGGAATTGGGGCAAACTTTGCTTGCTTTGGAGGGGTGAAACCCACAAATGATAAAATGAAGGAATTATCATCATTAAGTCAAGAAATTGAAAAAAAGTTTTCTCTATCACTCACTTATATTTCTGGAGGAAACTCTGCTAATTATAGTTGGTTTAAGACGACTGAAAATATCGGACATATTAATAACTTGCGAGTTGGAGAGTCTATTTTATTAGGAAAAGAAACGCTACACCGAATGAACATCCCCGGATTATTTACAGATGCCTTTACCTTTATTTCAGAAGTGATAGAATCAAAAATCAAACCTTCTGTTCCTTATGGAGAAATTGCCCAAAACACATTAGGACAAACACCGCACTTTGAAGACAGAGGAAAAATTAGAAGAGCGATTCTTGGAGTAGGATTTCAAGATGTACAAGTGTCTGGACTAAGGCCTAAGGTAGATGTAGAGATTATTGGTTCAAGTAGTGATCATACGGTTGTAGATGCGAAGAAGATAGATTTACAAGTAGGAGATGAGGTTCCGTTCTCACTCAATTATTCGGCACTTCTGTCAGTCATGAGCTCACCTAATGTTTCTAAACAATATATTCATAGCCTATGAAAAGACCATCGGGCATTAGAAAAAGTACCTCATTCTAAAAATGAGGTACTTTTTTTACTCTTTTTTCAACATGCTTCTTCCTTGCATAAGAATTTCTCTATTTCTGCTAATAATATCGGCATTTTCCGACTTAATATGATCAATAATAAGTTCGTTATCTTCCATATAGTCGAGTAATAATTCAACAGCTTTTTCTGCTAATTGATCTGTAGATACATTTCGATCTTCAGCTAATCGAGAAAGCCTTTTGCTCAATTTAGATGGTATAGAAGCATTTATTGGTACACGGTTTTCAGCACTCATATGTAAGCTCCTTTGACATTATTAATACAGTATATGTTGGAAAATTATATAAGTCAAAATAAGTGGAAAAAGAAGAAAAGTCAATAGGATTTTGTGATCATTTAAGTATAAAGAGAATAGCCTTTCAATTATTTATTTTGTGTCGATAGCTGCGCTTTTATCTATGTAGGTATTCTTCTTGAGTCATGCTATAGTTGGTAAAAATAACCAATAATGGAGGATGAGTATTGAAAAAAGCCGCTTTTATAGTATTGACACTATTCTTATTATCATTTTCGTTTCAAGGGTATGCAGAGGCAACAGATGAACAAATCCTAAATAAAAGAAGTCAAATTCAGGAGACAATAAGTAAGGCTCCATCCGTCAAGTTAGCATTAGTAAATCAATCTAAGTTTAAACAATCCTTGAACGGCGATGATGTCCGTTATGAAAAAGAACCGAATGACAGCTTTGATACGGCTAATAATCATAATATAAAGTATTATCTTGCCGGCACATTAGATTATAACGATATTGATCTATTTAGAGTGAAAATACCCAAAGATGGAAACTATGTTTTGGCAGGAGCAAGTGCAGAAGATAGCCTGCTCGATTTGGGGTTTGGTTTGATCAATCCCAAAACAGAAGAGTTTATTGAACCTTTTGGGTACGATGAAGACGGAAAGGCGAGAGCACTAGGCTATACACTAGAAGCGGGGACATATTATCTAGCAGCACTGGATTTAGTAAATGCGGGATTCGGAGAAGCATACATCCTCAAATTATCAAGTATGAATGATTTAGATACAAAAGCTCCAGCAAGACCAAAAGTCAATAAGATAGATGACAATGATACAAGGGTTACTGGAACAGCTGAAGCTAATTCTTATATTTGGATACAAGCAGGCGAAGAGTGGATTAGTACAGAAGGTAAAACCAATTCACGTGGTAAGTTTTCTGTTAAAATACCTCGACAAAAAGCAGGGACGTTTATTGCTGTTTGTGCCTTTGATCAGACTGGGAATCAAAGTAAGTTCACTGAACAGTGGGTCATTGATAAAACAGCACCAAAGACATTAACCGTTACTAAAATCACTGCTAAAACGACGAATGTAAGAGGGAAGACAGAAGCAAAAGCTCGTGTGCAAATTAAATTAGGAACAAAAATCCTCGGGAAAACAACGGCTGATAAAAAAGGCAACTATAAGGTGAAAATTGCTAAACAGATAAAAGGAAAAAAACTAACGATCCAAGCAAGTGATAAAGCAAATAATACGAAAAAGATATCTGTTACTGTAAAATAACCTAACCCCAATAGCCTTCCTACACTAAAAATGTAGGAAGGCTATTGGACAATTAATACCTATGAAACCATCATATAAACAGACCTTTTGAGGATCTAGGTTATGTCTCTCAAAGGCTTTTTTAGCTTTGTTGTAGAAAATCTGCGGTGGGATTTTCGAAATCATATAGTGGAACCTACCACCTTTGGTTACATTATTTTTATCTGATTTGGATTTTTATGTTAAAATAAGAGTAAATTTGTGAAGGTTTACACGTAAAAGGATATTAATACTATATGTATCTATAAATTAATGATCGCATATCTAAATGATTGGCTGAAAAAATATTAATAGAGATACCGACGTTTCATAGCAGTTGCGTTGAAATGTTCTGAAAAAAACTAATCTGAAAAGAATTTAAGAGGATCCTGTAGGGATTTAAAAATATAGAAGAGTAGGGTGTGGTTTAAATGAATCAATTACTTCAGATGGGAGCAAATACAGTTTTAAGTTCTTCAAAAGGTAATGTTACTGTTAGCTACGAAATTTCTAATTCAATAGATATTTCTTTAACAGCTTTCCTTTTAACTGATTCTGACAAGGTACAAGGAGATAGTGGAATTATTTTTTATAATCAACCAAAGAGCGCTTCTGGTGTAGCTACCCTTATATCACCTGAGAACGTAGGTAATACAAAAGTACATAAAATGAATTTTGACATGAGTAAAGTCCCTGCGGGTATTACTAAAGTAGCGATAACTCTTACAGAGGATAATAGCACGGGATTTTCTAATGTAAAGAATTTAAAGGCCGAGATATATACCAATAATACTATTATTAAATTAACTCCATCTGGATTCACAAATGAGAATGGAATTGTAGTATTAGAACTATATCTAAGGAATGGTCAGACAAAGGCAAAGTCAATCTGGCGCGGATTTGATTCTGGACTTTCGGGGTTATGTGAAAATTACGGAGTTGAGGTTGAGTCTGAGGAGAAAAACATGTCTTCTGATCCCAAAACTATTCAAAAACAAACCCCAAAAGAACCTGATAAGAATCTAGCTGTTACTGAAAATAAAAATAGACAAAACACGTTGGCAGCAATAAGCCTTGAAAAAGTAAAGGGTAACATAAGTCTCGTCAAAGGCCAAAAGGCAGTTATCATTGAAAAGACACCAGTAATCACTGCAACGGTATCTTGGAAGACTGGAACAGATTATGATATATATGCCTTAGTCTATACAAAGAATGGTAAGCAGGTAGATGTAGCTATGTTTGGGGCAAAAGGGACACCTCCCCTCAGGAGTTATGGAAATGGAGCAGTGGAACATCAGGGGGATATTAGGAGAAATAATCAACCAACTAAGACGGAAGAAATTAAATTAAGATTAAATAATGATATCCTCGCAGTTGTTCCTGTGGTGTATTCTGCTCAGTCAAATGGAACAGGCTCATTCTACAGATACAAAGTATCCATGAGTATAGATAATCACAATGGAACATCCGTTACGATAGTCGCTAAGAATGCAAATAATAATGATAGAATTTATTCCTGCGTACCCGGGATTCTTCATAATACCCAGGATGGAGTTATTATAAATCCATTGGAGTATTATAGCGCACCGAACTCAGAGAGTAGACCTAAACTTATAATGGGGTCTTCAAATATGGTAGAAGTTTTAATGGATAAAGGACCAATAAATGATTACAAGTAAACTAGAATAGTTAGAGTTAGCACTAAGTATAATTTAGATGAAAAGATGTCGGAAAAAGAAACTAACCATCAATGTAATACTATGAGTGTTTTAAAATAGGCTAGTGAACTCCTAAAATTCGGAGTTCACCAGCCTGAAAATAGTTTTATGTTTATCTAAAATCAAAGGGCGTTCCTAGCTGTTTTTCTAAATATCATGGAAAACACAAAATAGTTACTAAGTTTTACGTGTTTATGGTTACTAATGATTTCAACAATGTATATGATTTATATTGGATATTAAACTGAAAATCCTTACTTCCATTACCTTCAGAACTTATTCCACATTACCTTTTTTTCGTATCTTCTCCAATACATCCTCAAGCTCATCAGGCTTTAGAAACTCAATGGGCGAGACGCTTTTTTCGAAAGAAACAGTGTCAGATTCAATGATGGTTACATATTTTCCATTTAGTTTGGCAATGTGTACGGCGTCGCCAAAGTCGGCGAGAAGTCCGTTCACCGCAATATGGTCCAGTTTTAATTTTAATGGAATTTCTGGTGTGTGTTCAATGATTTGAGCAGCCGCTTCAACAATTTCTGTGTGGGAGAAGTGTTCTTGAATCTCTCTCTTTTCACTGGCTGCCCAAACCTCCATGGCTTGATCGAGTTTTTGGCGTTCCTCGGTTTGCTCTGGGTAAATGGTATTGATTTGTTCGTATACCATTTCCATGACCTGATTTTTGACGATCTCAGGCATAGATTCCCCATATTCAACAAACTTTAAGAAGTCCTCAAAATAACGAGCATGAGATGATTGGTGGATCTTAATTTCTCCAGACTCTACAATTCCCTCTTCCGGCATGAAAGGGTACTGAATGGATTTCATATTTTTGGTTGTAATCGCCATTTCGACATTGCGAATTAAAGTCTGTTCATCAGAAATAGAGGCAACTTTCGGTTCAAAATCACATTTTAATAGGAAGATAAAGTTTTCATCTAGATAGCTGCTTAGCTTTGCGGAGGCAACGAGAAAGACTCCGCCTCGAACAGCACTTGTATCAAGATAGGAAATGACAAATTGTTCATTTTCTTGATAAAACATATCTTTTGTATCTGCATTGCGGACGCGGTTAAATAAATTATAGTTAGGGTTTGAATCCAGTTCATGTCCTTCTTCAACAATAAAGTGACCGACTTTGGTTGGTACCTGTTCTGCTTTTGGGTGACGATCGACTTTGCGTTTGCTGATTTTCATCAGCTCTCCATCTAGGAAACCTTTTAACGGACTATTTTCATATTCTTCATGATCAAGGGTTTGAAAATGCTTGTAGCGTTTATCCGCTTGTTCTCCCTTACCATCTACTGTAACGACGTAAAAGGACAGGTATTGTATAGTAAAATCCATTTAATTCACCTTTTTTCTAAAAAGTAGCTCACACTAGTATAAAAAGGTTATTGAAATCCGTCAAACGAATTTAGCTGGAATGAAGTATTAAAGCGGGGGTGTTTTTATGAGGGTGATTGTTTTATCTGACACACATATACCAAAACGTGCCAAGGAGCTTCCATCTGAATTAGTCCAAGAATTAAAGCAGGCAGATTTGATTATTCATGCAGGTGATTGGCAGACGATAGAAGTGCTGGATATGCTCAGGCCATACGGACCTATTGAAGGAGTATACGGGAATGTTGATTCCGAACATATTAAACAGCAATTCCCAGATAAGAAGTTACTCGAAATAAAAGGGTTTAAAATTGGAGTTGTTCATGGTCATGGACAAAAACAAACGACAGAAAAACGAGCCCTCGCTGCTTTTTCAGAGGAATCTTTAGATTTGCTCATATTTGGCCATTCTCATATACCAGTAAAAAAACAGATAGGCGGGATGTGGGTGTTTAATCCGGGTTCGCCTACTGATAAACGGAGACAGCCATCCTTTTCTTTTGGGATATTGGAAATCACAGATACATTAGAAATTAATCACCTATATTTTAAATAATTACTTTCCTTTAAATCCAGATTAAAATAAGTGTTGTTTTGGTTAAATTGTAAGTTTTATACTATTATTCTAGAATATTCTCTTCATAATCTGTATACTATAACAGTTACTGTGATTAGGCTATATCAAGGAGAGAAGTATCTATGAGAAATTTACTAACTAGACCTAAGTTAGAGCAAAGAAACTATGATCAATATGAAAAGGATGTTTATATTGATGTCGATGGTCATCAGGATGTTAGTCAGCAAATCCACATGATTCATCTAACTACAAAGGATTTATGTATGATTCGTTCTCTACAGCCTGTTATTGAAGACCATCTACAAGACATGGTGACAAATTTTTATAAAAACCTTTCGAATCGAGCGGCATTAATGGATATTATTAACCAACAGAGTAGTGTCGATCGTTTAAAGAAAACACTCATTAAGCATATTTATGAAATGTTTTCAGGAAAGATTAATCATGATTATATCAAACAGCGTACAATCATTGCCCATGTTCATGTGCGAATCGGTCTTGAGCCAACATGGTATATGTGTGCTTTTCAGGATTTACTGCTGTCTGTAAATACTATAATTACACCCAATATGCAAACAATTAAGGAATATTCGGAGGTCATGGCAGCTATTACGAAAATCTTCAACCTAGAGCAGCAGATTGTTTTAGAGGCCTACGAGCAGGAAAATAAACGGATTAGGCAAGGGATTGAAGATAAACAATTAAATCTCAAAGTAAATGTAAATAGTTCTGCACAGGAATTAGCCGCTATCAGCGAGGAGACGAGCTCATCTTCTATTGAAATTAACCATAAATTAACGGATATTCGTTCTCTAACCTCAACTGGGTTGGATATAGCTATTGAAACCGAGAGAAAATCGAAGGAAGGGGCAGCTCGGTTAAAACAGGTAGAGCAAATTATGAATCAATCACAGCTTCATATGCAGAAAATATCTGCTGATATGAGCAACTTAACGGAGACTTCGAAGCAAATTAACAGTATTGTCACCGTGGTAACCTCTATCGCAGAACAAACCAATTTACTTGCATTAAATGCAGCAATAGAAGCAGCTAGAGCAGGTGAGAATGGGCGAGGGTTTGCGGTAGTAGCTGATGAAGTTCGTAAGCTGGCTGAGTCAACTAAGAAATCCGTTTCGGAGGTATCAACCTTAATAAAAGCCATTCAAACTTATACGGAAACCATACATGAATCGATATTATCGGTAAATGGCGATATTAAGCACGGTACAGAAGAATCTATTGAAACGAACTTATTTTTCGCTCAAATACTAGATTCTATGTTTCAAATGAAAGACCAGAATGTAAGAATAGCAGATGAAATGGTTGATTTGACTTCAATTTTTGAGGGGATTAACCAGGCGTTTGAACAGGTAGCCACGTCTTCTGACCAATTGACACAACTTACTTCTTCATTATAAAATACACGCTTAACCTTTTAATTTTAGTAAGGAGTTAGTTGATGATCTCATTTATACTTACCTTAAAACGGCTTGTAACGGCGCTTATACATGCCTTCAAGGAAAAAGAGTTTCAAGTCTTGTTTTTTCTTATTTTGCTAACATTGGTATCAGGTTCCATCTTCTACTCAACG
The Peribacillus sp. FSL H8-0477 genome window above contains:
- a CDS encoding ATP-binding protein produces the protein MKNNTDYYKLEQLKKENQMLQELLTDLPVSFTFQHKDGYTINKVDGHPLSIGASNEIEYSKLNIMPEIIPFKEIELFVAPILNLIPYHIVFLDSDGIMTFCNDQAAIDHGEAKGSMVGRHIRDLIKIPDEKIIILESLRTNQEVIDREVLDRNYYKVNTKLIHNSDGSINRVIGVFYYLKSIKEAEKQAVAGRIAAGIAHEIRNPLTTVRGYLQLLQSKVDPKVSNLFSELLIPEIDRANKIITDFLAIAKPAQTNMEWMNAGYFFNDYLITFLQTQATLYNVDLQLEINQNIDDLFFMGDREELLQVFMNLMQNSIQAVNNEKLKITIQAQGEENYLQFIFADNGTGISPEVFANIFEPFFSTKDYGTGLGLSVSKKIIENHSGLLTARSNQHGTSFYIELPIR
- a CDS encoding DUF1611 domain-containing protein; the protein is MKKTALIYCENHFGTMDGKTANGLIRSSGKYQIVGVIDRSKAGMDTGEVLEGVKNGIPFFSTLEDAVGSLTSIPNQFIYGMAPSEGFLKENERNIVLKAMEYGMNVVNPLHEFFTADEEFINASIKYGVEIVDVRKPPLKKDMHLFSGRILAIDTPVVAVLGTDSAVGKRTTSVILEAALLKMGLKVAFVATGQTGLIQGAKYGVAIDAIPSQFMTGEIENEVMKAYTNDQPDIILVEGQGALSHPAYISSCGIIRGSRPGAVIIQHPPKRENLGDFSFMKMPTIKSEIELIENFSSAKVIAITINHENMSDQEITDVIVEYEDQLNLPTTDVLKYGCDKLIASIFETFPLLKNKTKKQLVT
- a CDS encoding alanine/ornithine racemase family PLP-dependent enzyme, which encodes MNHSIAPRIEINTVKIGHNVEALLNLYGSKGIDIIGVTKGVCGSPEIAKVFVDKGIHLLGDSNIKNLKKMREANIKAEFVLLRTPALSEIDSVIKYADISLNTELAIIKSLSAEAKKENVVHKIILMIEMGDLREGIMSENLDEFIAEVLKLPHINLIGIGANFACFGGVKPTNDKMKELSSLSQEIEKKFSLSLTYISGGNSANYSWFKTTENIGHINNLRVGESILLGKETLHRMNIPGLFTDAFTFISEVIESKIKPSVPYGEIAQNTLGQTPHFEDRGKIRRAILGVGFQDVQVSGLRPKVDVEIIGSSSDHTVVDAKKIDLQVGDEVPFSLNYSALLSVMSSPNVSKQYIHSL
- a CDS encoding Ig-like domain-containing protein → MKKAAFIVLTLFLLSFSFQGYAEATDEQILNKRSQIQETISKAPSVKLALVNQSKFKQSLNGDDVRYEKEPNDSFDTANNHNIKYYLAGTLDYNDIDLFRVKIPKDGNYVLAGASAEDSLLDLGFGLINPKTEEFIEPFGYDEDGKARALGYTLEAGTYYLAALDLVNAGFGEAYILKLSSMNDLDTKAPARPKVNKIDDNDTRVTGTAEANSYIWIQAGEEWISTEGKTNSRGKFSVKIPRQKAGTFIAVCAFDQTGNQSKFTEQWVIDKTAPKTLTVTKITAKTTNVRGKTEAKARVQIKLGTKILGKTTADKKGNYKVKIAKQIKGKKLTIQASDKANNTKKISVTVK
- a CDS encoding TerD family protein codes for the protein MNQLLQMGANTVLSSSKGNVTVSYEISNSIDISLTAFLLTDSDKVQGDSGIIFYNQPKSASGVATLISPENVGNTKVHKMNFDMSKVPAGITKVAITLTEDNSTGFSNVKNLKAEIYTNNTIIKLTPSGFTNENGIVVLELYLRNGQTKAKSIWRGFDSGLSGLCENYGVEVESEEKNMSSDPKTIQKQTPKEPDKNLAVTENKNRQNTLAAISLEKVKGNISLVKGQKAVIIEKTPVITATVSWKTGTDYDIYALVYTKNGKQVDVAMFGAKGTPPLRSYGNGAVEHQGDIRRNNQPTKTEEIKLRLNNDILAVVPVVYSAQSNGTGSFYRYKVSMSIDNHNGTSVTIVAKNANNNDRIYSCVPGILHNTQDGVIINPLEYYSAPNSESRPKLIMGSSNMVEVLMDKGPINDYK
- a CDS encoding DUF3900 domain-containing protein, which gives rise to MDFTIQYLSFYVVTVDGKGEQADKRYKHFQTLDHEEYENSPLKGFLDGELMKISKRKVDRHPKAEQVPTKVGHFIVEEGHELDSNPNYNLFNRVRNADTKDMFYQENEQFVISYLDTSAVRGGVFLVASAKLSSYLDENFIFLLKCDFEPKVASISDEQTLIRNVEMAITTKNMKSIQYPFMPEEGIVESGEIKIHQSSHARYFEDFLKFVEYGESMPEIVKNQVMEMVYEQINTIYPEQTEERQKLDQAMEVWAASEKREIQEHFSHTEIVEAAAQIIEHTPEIPLKLKLDHIAVNGLLADFGDAVHIAKLNGKYVTIIESDTVSFEKSVSPIEFLKPDELEDVLEKIRKKGNVE
- a CDS encoding metallophosphoesterase family protein is translated as MRVIVLSDTHIPKRAKELPSELVQELKQADLIIHAGDWQTIEVLDMLRPYGPIEGVYGNVDSEHIKQQFPDKKLLEIKGFKIGVVHGHGQKQTTEKRALAAFSEESLDLLIFGHSHIPVKKQIGGMWVFNPGSPTDKRRQPSFSFGILEITDTLEINHLYFK
- a CDS encoding globin-coupled sensor protein, with the translated sequence MRNLLTRPKLEQRNYDQYEKDVYIDVDGHQDVSQQIHMIHLTTKDLCMIRSLQPVIEDHLQDMVTNFYKNLSNRAALMDIINQQSSVDRLKKTLIKHIYEMFSGKINHDYIKQRTIIAHVHVRIGLEPTWYMCAFQDLLLSVNTIITPNMQTIKEYSEVMAAITKIFNLEQQIVLEAYEQENKRIRQGIEDKQLNLKVNVNSSAQELAAISEETSSSSIEINHKLTDIRSLTSTGLDIAIETERKSKEGAARLKQVEQIMNQSQLHMQKISADMSNLTETSKQINSIVTVVTSIAEQTNLLALNAAIEAARAGENGRGFAVVADEVRKLAESTKKSVSEVSTLIKAIQTYTETIHESILSVNGDIKHGTEESIETNLFFAQILDSMFQMKDQNVRIADEMVDLTSIFEGINQAFEQVATSSDQLTQLTSSL